AAACCAGTTCTTCCATACGTACCAGGTATGACTCCTAAGGACAAAGATGGTAACCCGTTGAAACCAGTAGATCCAAACGATCCAACTAAAGGTTATGAAGTACCAAATGTACCAACTAACCCAGGTGAGGATACACCAATCAACTATGTGAAGGATACACAAAAAGCTAAAACGACTTTCGTAGATGAAAAAGGAAACCCAATTCCAGGTGTTGATGCTATTACTGAAGAAGGTGACTCAGATACACCACTTACAAAAGAAGCTGAAGTAAAAGCTAAGATCAAAGAACTTGAAAACAAAGGATATGAATTAGTTTCTAATACATACCCAGAAGGTGGTAAGTTCGATAAAGATAAAGACACTGATCAAGAGTTCAAAGTAACGCTTAAAGAACGTGTTGTACCAGTTACACCAGATCAACCAAAAACTCCAGGGACACCTGTTGATCCAAACAACCCAGACGGACCTAAATACCCAGCTGGCTTGGAAGAAAAAGATCTAAACAAAACAGTCACACGTACGATCACTTATGTGTACGAAGATGGAACTCCAGTATTAAACGAAGACGGCACTCCAAAAGTTGTTATCCAAGAGGCTAAATTCACACGTGAAGCTAAGGTCAACTTGGTAACAGGTGAAGTGACTTACGGAGATTGGACTCCAGCTCAAGACTTAGCTGAAGTTAAATCACCAGTAGTTAAAGGGTACTTAGCTGATAAAGCAACTGTACCAACTACAAAAGTAACTGCAGACTCAGAAAATACTACAGAAGTTGTAACATATAAACCACTAGGTTCATGGGTACCAAATATCCCAGGTCAACCAACAGACCCAATCAAGTATCCAAATGATCCAACAGATCCAACCAAACCAGGACAACCAACAGAAGTAGTACCATATGTCCCAGGCTACACACCTAAGGATAAAGATGGTAATCCGTTGAAACCAGTGGATCCAAACGATCCAACTAAAGGTTATGAAGTACCAAGTATCCCAACTAACCCAGGTGAGGATACACCAATTAACTATGTTCCAAATCCTAAGGAAGTAGAAAAACCTTCTAAACCAGGTCAACCTTCTAAACCAGGTCAACCTTCTAAACCAGAAACACCTAAATATGTTGAAGGTCAAAAAGAATTACCTAACACAGGTACAGAAGCTAATGCTAGCCTAGCAGCACTTGGACTTCTTGGAGCCCTAGGTGGATTTGGACTTCTTGCTCGCAAGAAAAAAGAAGACTAAAAACTCATAGTTTTTGAGAAGATGATTCATCATCTTCTTTTTTAATTTCGCTGTTTTTACTTGCGTAAAAAAATATTTTCTAGTATAATAGTTTATTGTGAGCGAACCTCACTTACCCCTTGCAAAGTCTTGGGGTCATTAGACCAAAAGGAGGAACATATCAATGGCTAAATACGAAATTCTTTATATCATTCGTCCAAACATTGAAGAAGAAGCTAAAAACGCTTTGGTAGCACGTTTTGACTCTATTTTGACTGACAACGGTGCAACTGTTGTTGAATCAAAATCTTGGGAAAAACGTCGTCTTGCATACGAAATCAAAGATTTCCGTGAAGGACTTTACCACATCGTTAACGTTGAAGCAAGCGACGACGCAGCTCTTAAAGAGTTTGACCGTCTTTCAAAAATCAACGCTGACATTCTTCGTCACATGATCGTCAAAACTGACGCGTAAGAAGGTAAACTATGATTAACAATGTTGTACTTGTAGGGCGTATGACACGTGACGCTGAGTTGCGTTATACCCCATCAAATGTAGCAGTTGCGACTTTTACTCTTGCAGTAAACCGTACATTTAAGAGTCAAAATGGCGAACGTGAGGCTGATTTTATCAATGTCGTTATGTGGCGCCAACAGGCTGAAAACCTTGCTAACTGGGCTAAAAAGGGCTCACTTATCGGGGTGACAGGTCGTATCCAGACTCGTAGTTACGATAACCAGCAAGGACAACGTGTCTACGTGACAGAGGTCGTGGCTGAGAATTTCCAAATGTTGGAAAGCCGTAGTGTGCGTGAGGGTCACACAGGTGGAGCTTATTCTGCACCAACTGCAAGCTATTCAGCGCCTACAAATTCAGTACCAGACTTTTCACGTGATGAAAATCCATTTGGAGCAACAAATCCATTGGATATTTCAGATGATGATTTACCATTCTAATGGACAACTAAAATTATAAAGGAGAAAAAACATGGCTCAACAACGTCGTGGCGGATTCAAACGCCGTAAAAAAGTTGATTACATCGCAGCAAACAAAATTGAATATGTTGATTACAAAGATACTGAGCTTCTTAGCCGTTTCGTTTCAGAACGTGGGAAAATCCTTCCTCGTCGTGTAACAGGAACTTCAGCTAAAAACCAACGTAAAGTAACAACAGCTATCAAACGCGCTCGCGTAATGGCTTTGATGCCTTTCGTAAACGAAGATTAAAGAAAAGACCCAGTTGGG
Above is a genomic segment from Streptococcus sp. SN-1 containing:
- the rpsF gene encoding 30S ribosomal protein S6: MAKYEILYIIRPNIEEEAKNALVARFDSILTDNGATVVESKSWEKRRLAYEIKDFREGLYHIVNVEASDDAALKEFDRLSKINADILRHMIVKTDA
- the rpsR gene encoding 30S ribosomal protein S18 — protein: MAQQRRGGFKRRKKVDYIAANKIEYVDYKDTELLSRFVSERGKILPRRVTGTSAKNQRKVTTAIKRARVMALMPFVNED
- the ssbA gene encoding single-stranded DNA-binding protein SsbA — protein: MINNVVLVGRMTRDAELRYTPSNVAVATFTLAVNRTFKSQNGEREADFINVVMWRQQAENLANWAKKGSLIGVTGRIQTRSYDNQQGQRVYVTEVVAENFQMLESRSVREGHTGGAYSAPTASYSAPTNSVPDFSRDENPFGATNPLDISDDDLPF